The nucleotide window TTACGTAGCGGACGTTGAAGTTGATGGTCGTAGAGTCGAGTTGGCATTATGGGATACTGCTGGTCAAGAGGACTACGATAGATTACGTCCTTTGTCTTACCCGGACTCCAACGTCGTGTTGATTTGTTACTCGATCGACTTGCCGGACTCTTTGGAGAACGTGATGGAGAAGTGGATTAGCGAGGTGCTTTACTTCTGTCAGGGTGTTCCTATTATCTTGGTTGGCTGTAAGGCCGATTTGCGGAACGATCCGCAAGTGATCGAGCAATTGAGACAGCAAGGGCAACAACCAGTGTCTCAGTCCCAGGCTCAAGAGGTTGCGGACCAAATTGGAGCTGTGGAGTACATTGAATGTTCAGCTAAGACTGGCTTTGGTGTTCGGGAAGTGTTTGAAGCCGCCACACGTGCTTCCTTAATGGGGAAGCAGGGTAGATCTAAGGCTAAGAACGataagaagaagaggaaaAGATGTACTGTCTTGTAAGCAAACTAAGCAAAGATACCTGTACTATGTTATAGTTAATCCTATGTTTTCAGTTATGCTATAGGGTGGTACTATTCGTTGCTGCCCTGTATGTGGAGGTTTTATTGTCGTCGTGCACATATGTTGATCGCCATTCAAATCCGTTTAATTTAATCACTCTACCCTTTACCCTTCCTTTGTTTTCTGTTTTACCTGGCGCATGCAGCAGTTGAGGCGCCATTCCTCCATTTAGGTGGTTGTAACATCTTAATCGATATCTAACGTTATTGTGTCGCAATTTTTCCTAGGAATGAGTTGTACTATTGTCAACGCCATTCCTCCAATCCTTTACATGACAATATAGAAGAAACAAAACGCAAATAATAGAATAAAGAAGCCGACAGATTTAGGAGATATTGCCCATTACCTATTGTTGCTACTTTAGCGCTCTCTTACCCGTATGGCTACCAGTCTGTTTAGTTCACCATTTTTATCCTTTACTATATACTGTATGTAATTTGTGTACCAAATATTTCTTCCTTAAAGTTATGGATTTAGTAAACACATATTATAACTTGACTAGGAAGGGATTTTTATCTTAATATTCATTGAAGCACTTTGCGTGCGATTACTATTTAACTATTTACGAATAAAATACGACGAGAAAAACGACTACCAAATAGCCTTCTTGACACCTGGTAATTCACCTTTCAAAGCTAGCTGCCTGAACTGTGTCCTGCAAAGTCGGAAATCAGACAGTACAGATCTCGCGCTACCACTTTCAACACATCTATTTTTGACTTGGTTCATTCTAGTATAGTTTGGCATCGAAGACAACCGTATTTGTGCTTCCATTCTTGCTCTTGCTGGTAGTGTTGTGTTTCTAGCGATATATTTGAGGGCACGAGTGATAACTTCATTTTCAGCTGCTTGCTGTCTCTTAAAGTTGTCTCTAATGATTCTGGTGTTCACGAATCCTGACGGAATCTTGGACTTTATGGGAAACCTTGAAGCGGACATAACGTGCTTTTGTCAAGTTAGACGATTAATGCAGTAAGCTCCGGGGTTGCTCCTCTTAAAACGCAGGCGTTCAAAACATGGATTGCTACTACCAGGTTCGCCGACTCAGTTAAAAGTTCATTCAGATCTTTCAAATGTCATCATATACGAAATAACCGTTGTTAGCGCAGTACGAGGTGTATAGTCGCCATGCCCAGCATGGGATAGTCTAGCTCTAAAGAGAACAGCTATTCAGCTATTTAGTTGTGCAAATCCATCTGAGCGTGGGTAAAAACTTTATGGAAGTATTCGTTTTCTTATTATTTGTAACATGAATAAAGCATTAACTTGTAAATAAAAACTTACGGAATCAAGGAGCCTCAATTATAGGCTTATTATTGCCAGCCATTAGGTGCTCTACGTGAGAACTACAAAATACTAACCTTTGTCTGTTTTTTTGCGATGTTTAGTTGATATGAATGATATGCTTTTCCATCTGTGACAGATGATGCGGAATAGGAAATACATTCCGCCCATTGCATACAGTGCTAAACATAAAGAGCTAAAATGTTAGTTGAAATCCAAAACGGTATAAATTATTACCAATTTAATTCTAGGGCAATAATCTTCGTGGCTTTCTTTGATAGTGAAGGTATACATTTCGCAATTAACGTAATTTTGCTCACAGTCAAGCTAGGATTATTAGCAAATGATACAACGTAACAGTACTGTTATTTCCGTGTAATCAAATACAATTGTAGTATTCGACGGGTTGTAACAGTGCCGGTAATTAGCTAATAAAAATCCAAGCCAATGATTCTCTTTATCTTGTGGCTCCGACTACTTCAAGATATCATTACTAGGTAAAACCCACATAACAATTGTGATGAGATAAACAAACAAGCTATTGTAGATTGGTACCTTATTTGGTATAAATAGGCTCCTTGGGTGTCCCCGAACAATTGCACTCCTTAGTAAGCATCGACAATTTTATACAACCTGTGATCGGGCACAATTTTTGTCACGTGATCAGGTGTTGGAACCGTAATTAGACCTTTCTATGTAAAACGATGACCGCAATAATTCAATGTGATTAGCACCATCATGGTTATTTTGGTGCTGGGATAACTCCTGTAGGTAAAGAGGCAATTTCGGATTTCCAATGAGCTGTATAATAATTTTGCTAGTTAGAACCCTCCACTATAATTTGGTATACCATGTTTCATATAACAATTAGAGGTCCCTTTGTTTCTCATGATTAGGGTTAGTACTGAAGATTTCTACAAATAAGGAATTAGAGATTTAGATAATTAAGGTGCTTGAACTATTACAGATTTCGAATTTGAGACCAATTGAGACATGAAATGTCTCCTCAATTTGGTAGATTTTGTCATATAGGATGACTTCAAGTTCAAGAAGCAAACTTCGATACTTATTGATACATTTGATACATTGAAAGACACATAAGGTATACGTTCGAGCTGGTATCGACCTATCAGAAAAAGAGGGTCTTGGAAAGTAATTTAATAAGAAGTTTGGATGCATTGCCTGGCATCCTTTAAAAATGCAATACGTAAACAGGAATATATTCCATACTTCCATATACGGCCAAGAATTCTGAAAATAGAAGCTGCTTATATTTGGAAAAAATGTTCAAGCTTTGGTGACATTATTAACTCTTTGGGAGAAATGAATGCTCTATTGTCTGAGATTGAAGCCATAATGCACTGGAAGAATATGAGATAATGATACTGAGTGTGAGTAAAAGGATTTTCTATAAGTGATCTTTTCAATATTTAAGATAGCATTTCCTTCTTCCGTGAGCTAGGTCACGGTATCCATGATCCTACTACTAAGGCTGGTGTGGAGTTTTAATGGTCAGGCGCAACGGATTTGACTTTATTAAGGCTCCGTTCTCGGATGTTAGAATACTAGACTTAGAAAAAGCACATGCTCAATAAAGACTagttttatttatttaataGGTGATAAGTGATGGATTAGTGGCTCTTCTGTCTCTAATAGGAATTTTTTTCCGTTTGACGAGTCGTCTAAAGCAATTACACTGTTTATTGTTTGATATAACTGTACACAATTTTACATTTGAATGACTTGGATCCCCTATTCATAATACAACAAGACCTTAAAGAAACTAGGTTATTTGAAGTGATATGCTAGGTATTCTTATTACTAATTCCGGAATGATATGAACTCTAAGTTCTCCCTGCTGTCTTGGTATTGAGGTATCCTTGTCGCTGACTATGTACTGCACGCGGTTTACAGATGATTCGTTTGAAACCAGAAAAGTTCTGAGGAATATGGGCATTCTTGGTGGAAGAGGCTTTAATGTACTTGGTAATTATGGTAATTATTTAGAATTTTCTGGGAAGAGGCCTAAAAGTGAACTTTTGAAGGCTGTGGTTAATTAATTGTAAATAATTTAACTGTAGCAGCCTATGAACTAAGTTACATACTGCTAGTGATGTCCAGTGTAGATTTACCATACAATAAGGCTTTCTCACATGCAGGGATTCCTAACGGCATCGAAATGACGCTGTATTTGTCATTAATGGCTCATGAAACTAAACCTAATATATCTCCATTTTGGTATTCAGTAACGGTATCCTCTTGCTATTATTAGGCTCTGATTCAAGCTCTGTTTGATGCAGTTCTTTCTGTTACTTACTGGTTTGTATACGTATTCTTACGTCATCGGCTGCGACGTTAATCGTCACTTAGCAAGAGGCAACAGTTAGGATATTTATACAGTTCATAACTAGTAAACGTCTCGTTGTGTCTGCTGGTATTGCAAATTAGGACTGGCTATATTTTAGCTTGGCTTTTATCCTGGATTCTGTATAAAGTATTCTAAAGGTATTCTAGTTCGCGTTTGCATGCGCTATACGTAACCAGGCACTTGAATTGTAAATGTGAGGCCCAGGATAATGAACCCATCCCCCAATTTCTAACAAAGCATTACTTTAACAATAAAGTACTACAGCCATCTTTACCTAGGGCTAACTACATTAGTCATGCTTTTATGGATTTTAGAAAATGGATTTTAAATGTTGCTGAGCTTCATACATTGTATTAAGACATATACAACTTTACATAGAATATCATGCTATAGACATCGAACCAGCGATGTTTCTTGGCATAAAAACAGTAGTAGTATTCTTAACATGAGCACGTAAGCCTCAACATCAATAATGTATTGGGCATATTATTTAGGGTAGAAGTTCAAAAATCCCCTTTTTAATCATCAAAGTAAATTTTAAGTTTAAAAATGAACAAAACTGGAAAGTACCAGAAGTGACTCCTTCGTTTCTCATGAGTAGAAAACACTTATATGCTGATGCTGGTGGAATACTCCCAAAGCTAAGGTTGGATGTCGTAAAACCTCCTAGTCTTGCTTCGATGTATCCATGACTCAAACCATACAAGGCACTGAATATACGGCGACGGGTAAATATTGAATGACTTCCTTAGGGAAGCGTAACAATACGTCGCCATTATTTTCAATTATTCTGATAATAAAGTAGTGCTATCCTCGCTATTACCAATATTACCTTCACTCTATTATCTAGGAGAAGCTTAACTAAGGTTTTAAATACCTTCTTCCCCTTCATAAACCATTTGCTGTTAAAAAACTTCGTAATAGACATTCTTATTAGAATATTGTGTAAACTTGCTTGCTGTTAAACGTTATTAGTCTCGATGTAATTTAGTTGTTTTGGTATACTGCCTTTTATGTAAATTAAATCGGCGACACCGTCGCTTAAATCA belongs to Eremothecium sinecaudum strain ATCC 58844 chromosome IV, complete sequence and includes:
- a CDS encoding Rho family small GTPase (Syntenic homolog of Ashbya gossypii ABR183W; Syntenic homolog of Saccharomyces cerevisiae YPR165W (RHO1); Tandem gene duplication in Ashbya gossypii), producing MSQQMNNPSIRRKLVIVGDGACGKTCLLIVFAKGKFPQVYVPTVFDNYVADVEVDGRRVELALWDTAGQEDYDRLRPLSYPDSNVVLICYSIDLPDSLENVMEKWISEVLYFCQGVPIILVGCKADLRNDPQVIEQLRQQGQQPVSQSQAQEVADQIGAVEYIECSAKTGFGVREVFEAATRASLMGKQGRSKAKNDKKKRKRCTVL
- the MRP2 gene encoding mitochondrial 37S ribosomal protein uS14m (Syntenic homolog of Ashbya gossypii ABR184C; Syntenic homolog of Saccharomyces cerevisiae YPR166C (MRP2)), which encodes MSASRFPIKSKIPSGFVNTRIIRDNFKRQQAAENEVITRALKYIARNTTLPARARMEAQIRLSSMPNYTRMNQVKNRCVESGSARSVLSDFRLCRTQFRQLALKGELPGVKKAIW